A genome region from Sceloporus undulatus isolate JIND9_A2432 ecotype Alabama chromosome 1, SceUnd_v1.1, whole genome shotgun sequence includes the following:
- the MDK gene encoding midkine, whose amino-acid sequence MQVRGLFVLLVLVLLVASSQAGKNKKDKVKKNGSDCEEWRWGPCVPNSKDCGVGFREGTCNEETKKLKCKIPCNWKKEFGADCKYKFESWGGCDSATGLKARSGTLKKALYNAECQETIQVTKPCSPKTKSKSKARKGKGKD is encoded by the exons ATGCAGGTCCGTGGGCTATTTGTCCTCTTGGTTCTGGTTCTTCTGGTGGCATCTTCACAGGCTGGCAAGAATAAAAAAG ACAAGGTGAAGAAAAATGGCTCTGATTGTGAGGAATGGCGCTGGGGCCCCTGTGTCCCAAATAGCAAAGACTGTGGTGTTGGCTTCCGTGAGGGGACTTGTAATGAAGAGACCAAGAAGCTCAAGTGCAAGATCCCCTGCAACTGGAAGAAGGAATTTGGAG CTGATTGCAAGTACAAGTTTGAGAGCTGGGGTGGTTGTGATTCTGCAACAGGTCTAAAGGCCCGTTCGGGTACTCTGAAGAAGGCTCTGTACAATGCTGAGTGCCAGGAAACTATTCAAGTGACTAAGCCCTGCTCTCCTAAGACCAAGTCAAAATCCAAAG ccagaaaaggaaaggggaaggacTAG